The Synechocystis sp. PCC 7509 genome includes a window with the following:
- a CDS encoding sugar phosphate nucleotidyltransferase has product MKAMILAAGKGTRIRPITYTMPKPMIPILQKPVMEFLLELLRQHGFDQIVVNVSHLANEIESYFRDGQHFGVQIAYSFEGRIVDGELVGEAIGSAGGMRRIQDFSPFFDDTFVVLCGDALIDLDLTAAVKWHKAKGAIATVVMKSVPKEEVSSYGVVVTDEDGRIKAFQEKPSVEEALSTNINTGIYIFEPEVLNYIPSGQEYDIGSQLFPKLVEIAAPFYGISMDFQWVDIGKVPDYWQAIQDVLMGKVKNVKIPGHQVKEGIYTGLNVAVNWDKVDITGPVYIGGMTHIEDGAKIVGPTMIGPNCWICGDATVENSVIFEYARLGPGVRLVDKLVFGRYCVDKTGATIDVQAAALDWLITDTRQAPPSEPPSERQAIADLLDSH; this is encoded by the coding sequence GCCAGTGATGGAGTTTTTACTGGAACTATTGCGCCAGCATGGTTTTGACCAAATTGTGGTCAATGTTAGCCACCTAGCCAACGAAATTGAAAGTTATTTCCGCGACGGGCAACATTTTGGGGTACAAATTGCCTACTCTTTTGAAGGAAGAATTGTAGACGGGGAGCTTGTGGGTGAAGCGATTGGCTCGGCGGGAGGGATGCGCCGGATTCAGGACTTCTCGCCGTTTTTTGACGATACTTTTGTAGTTTTATGCGGTGATGCTTTAATTGACCTAGATTTAACGGCGGCGGTTAAATGGCATAAAGCCAAAGGTGCGATCGCCACGGTGGTAATGAAATCCGTGCCAAAAGAAGAAGTATCTAGCTACGGCGTAGTTGTAACCGACGAAGATGGACGCATTAAAGCTTTCCAAGAAAAGCCATCAGTAGAAGAAGCTTTAAGTACAAATATTAATACAGGAATTTATATATTTGAACCAGAAGTTTTAAACTACATCCCTTCTGGTCAAGAATACGACATTGGCAGCCAACTATTTCCCAAATTAGTTGAAATAGCTGCACCTTTTTATGGCATTTCGATGGACTTCCAATGGGTAGATATTGGCAAAGTCCCCGACTATTGGCAAGCAATTCAAGATGTGCTGATGGGCAAGGTAAAAAATGTCAAAATTCCCGGACATCAAGTCAAAGAAGGCATTTATACAGGGTTAAATGTGGCTGTAAATTGGGACAAAGTAGATATTACTGGCCCTGTTTATATCGGTGGCATGACCCATATTGAAGATGGCGCTAAAATAGTTGGGCCAACGATGATTGGCCCCAATTGCTGGATTTGTGGCGATGCTACGGTAGAAAACAGCGTAATTTTTGAATATGCCCGTCTTGGCCCAGGGGTACGTTTGGTAGATAAGCTAGTATTTGGGCGTTATTGTGTAGACAAAACTGGAGCAACGATTGATGTGCAAGCGGCGGCGTTAGATTGGTTAATTACCGATACTAGGCAAGCACCGCCATCAGAGCCGCCATCGGAGCGCCAAGCGATCGCGGATTTATTAGATAGTCACTAG